A region from the Salidesulfovibrio onnuriiensis genome encodes:
- a CDS encoding phosphatase PAP2 family protein: MQTQRTIFHWILASAPLVAALTWMFFSFGSEAEVAEYFRAYRENAPVLTPILQVVTDFGNAAFYVIYAALLFKAWRTRDRKLARFVGVYIVVQLVIALMAVRFLKTTIGRPRPGYDGLFQPMSHSGSMHSLPSGHTTEITGAALPFALRNRQVLFSLLIGMVIALVALSRVYLGWHHPTDVFFGWLLGSVSGFAINTFAPKE; the protein is encoded by the coding sequence ATGCAGACACAGCGCACCATATTCCACTGGATTCTGGCCTCGGCCCCCCTTGTCGCGGCCCTGACCTGGATGTTCTTCTCCTTCGGCAGCGAGGCCGAGGTGGCGGAATACTTCAGGGCCTACCGCGAAAACGCCCCGGTCCTGACCCCCATCCTCCAGGTCGTCACCGACTTCGGAAACGCGGCCTTCTATGTCATCTACGCGGCGCTGCTGTTCAAGGCATGGCGCACCCGAGACAGGAAGCTGGCCCGCTTTGTGGGGGTCTACATCGTGGTGCAGCTGGTCATTGCCCTGATGGCCGTGCGCTTTCTCAAGACCACCATCGGCAGGCCCCGGCCGGGATACGACGGCCTGTTCCAGCCCATGAGCCACAGCGGATCCATGCACTCCCTGCCCTCGGGCCACACCACGGAAATCACGGGCGCGGCCCTGCCCTTCGCCCTGCGCAACAGGCAGGTCCTGTTCTCCCTGCTCATAGGCATGGTCATCGCCCTGGTGGCCCTCTCCCGCGTCTACCTGGGCTGGCACCACCCCACGGACGTCTTTTTCGGCTGGCTGCTGGGCTCGGTTTCCGGTTTCGCCATCAACACATTTGCTCCCAAGGAATAG
- a CDS encoding ArnT family glycosyltransferase, with translation MNTLGTRIWDICKNHPWLFTALTVAAQTWFTLNNRALWFSDEVRYADAYQNLAQHGHWMVLSLNGLPYPDKPPVYFWFLWLLDTLTPADMPTVFFLGAALSGLLFLYASYALARTLGFNRDISLGAVLILLTNFFLVGLFHYSRMDLLFSAAIVGACACFFRALTNERQGPWPVAGFALAGLATLIKGPLGFIIPVMTLLLWSLWRGQPRRLFTLRFLAGLGVMLGMLTLWVLGVMLDQGPSFLLDTVIGKHVVQRATNTFHHRESLQYYFIALPLAWLPWTLFPVALPWKGLATARFWKGILRERRQENGRRSFLWCLFLGTFVLLSSLSGKVLIYILPMFPALALLMAEPLLNLLERRSRRLWVILASFCALMGAGLFLGADLAPLQTPVRGLALASLVLLAAGTLLYLKRNAGPKANMLLLCLTVTAWLYPVGLLVAPSLDPAMSPRPQAELLKTFADKGYAPMSFKTYPGIFTYYAGHQLFETGRWPELDQFLKEHDKVVLVIRKHHWEEWKDRPEDLMIINSQEISGSTYLLVVKENPAAH, from the coding sequence ATGAATACGCTCGGCACCCGCATCTGGGACATCTGCAAGAACCACCCCTGGCTGTTCACGGCCCTGACCGTGGCCGCCCAGACCTGGTTCACCCTGAACAACCGCGCCCTGTGGTTCTCGGACGAGGTCCGCTACGCCGACGCCTACCAGAACCTGGCGCAACACGGCCACTGGATGGTGCTCTCCCTCAACGGCCTGCCCTACCCGGACAAGCCGCCCGTGTATTTCTGGTTCCTGTGGCTGCTGGATACACTGACCCCGGCGGATATGCCCACCGTATTCTTCCTGGGCGCGGCCCTGTCCGGCCTGCTGTTCCTCTACGCCTCCTACGCCCTGGCCCGCACCCTGGGCTTCAACAGGGATATATCCCTCGGCGCGGTGCTCATCCTGCTGACCAACTTCTTTTTGGTGGGCCTGTTCCACTATTCCCGGATGGATCTGCTCTTCAGCGCCGCCATTGTCGGCGCCTGCGCCTGCTTTTTCCGGGCGCTGACCAACGAAAGGCAGGGGCCGTGGCCCGTGGCCGGATTCGCCCTGGCCGGACTGGCCACCCTGATCAAGGGGCCGCTTGGCTTCATCATCCCGGTCATGACCCTGCTGCTCTGGAGCCTGTGGCGCGGGCAGCCCAGGCGGCTGTTCACCCTGCGCTTCCTGGCCGGGCTGGGCGTCATGCTCGGGATGCTGACCCTGTGGGTGCTGGGCGTCATGCTGGACCAGGGACCGTCCTTCCTGCTGGATACGGTCATCGGCAAGCACGTGGTGCAGCGCGCCACCAACACCTTCCACCACCGGGAATCCCTGCAATACTATTTCATCGCCCTGCCCCTGGCCTGGCTGCCATGGACCCTGTTCCCGGTCGCCCTGCCCTGGAAGGGACTGGCAACGGCCCGGTTCTGGAAAGGCATCCTGCGGGAACGCCGCCAGGAAAACGGCAGGCGCTCATTCCTCTGGTGCCTGTTCCTGGGCACCTTTGTGCTGCTCTCCAGCCTGAGCGGCAAGGTGCTCATCTACATCCTACCCATGTTCCCGGCCCTGGCCCTGCTCATGGCCGAGCCGCTCCTGAACCTCCTGGAGCGCCGCAGCCGCAGGCTCTGGGTGATCCTGGCGAGCTTCTGCGCACTGATGGGTGCGGGCCTGTTCCTGGGCGCGGACCTGGCGCCGCTCCAGACGCCGGTGCGCGGTCTCGCCCTCGCCTCCCTGGTGCTGCTGGCGGCCGGAACGCTCCTATACCTGAAGCGCAATGCCGGCCCCAAGGCCAACATGCTGCTCCTCTGCCTGACGGTCACGGCATGGCTCTACCCCGTGGGCCTGCTGGTGGCCCCGTCCCTGGACCCGGCAATGAGCCCCAGGCCGCAGGCCGAGCTGCTGAAAACATTCGCGGACAAGGGCTATGCCCCCATGTCCTTCAAGACCTACCCGGGCATCTTCACCTACTATGCCGGGCACCAGCTGTTCGAAACCGGACGCTGGCCAGAACTGGACCAGTTCCTGAAGGAACACGACAAGGTCGTCCTGGTCATCCGCAAGCACCACTGGGAAGAATGGAAGGACCGGCCCGAAGACCTCATGATCATCAACAGCCAGGAGATTTCCGGCAGCACCTACCTGCTGGTCGTGAAGGAAAATCCGGCCGCGCATTGA